Proteins encoded by one window of Candidatus Nezhaarchaeota archaeon:
- a CDS encoding DUF6092 family protein yields MNVNEREVAIKLLEFMSYLASSARGALSEPLAYGSFRLIDAIPRFIALINYISTPLTEDLKQFMREILEVVERDKYKVMVDVDSYKNMLDTVVLHLARKLKNLMGA; encoded by the coding sequence GTGAACGTTAACGAGAGGGAGGTCGCCATTAAGCTGTTAGAGTTCATGTCGTATTTGGCATCTAGTGCACGTGGAGCTCTAAGTGAGCCACTAGCATATGGGTCTTTTAGGCTTATTGATGCTATCCCCAGGTTCATAGCGTTAATCAATTACATCTCTACACCCCTAACCGAGGACTTGAAGCAGTTTATGAGGGAGATACTCGAAGTTGTTGAGAGGGATAAGTATAAGGTGATGGTGGACGTCGACTCATATAAGAACATGCTGGACACTGTTGTGCTCCATCTTGCCAGGAAGTTAAAGAATTTAATGGGTGCTTAA
- a CDS encoding Lrp/AsnC family transcriptional regulator: MVRFSNLEILKILRSNARTPFLQIARQFGVSEAAVRKRVKKLEEEGVIRRYTIDVDFRKLGYEVHTFIGIDVKPESLVSTMRRLEELEEVFNLYLTSGDHVLIAECWLKDRTELMNFLTKLNSIDGVTRVCPSIVIEKIK, translated from the coding sequence ATGGTTCGATTTTCAAACCTAGAGATATTAAAGATATTGAGGAGCAATGCTAGGACACCATTTCTGCAGATAGCAAGGCAGTTTGGTGTTAGCGAAGCTGCAGTAAGGAAGAGAGTTAAAAAGTTGGAGGAGGAAGGGGTTATAAGGCGTTACACGATAGACGTAGACTTCAGGAAGCTTGGTTACGAGGTTCACACTTTCATCGGCATAGACGTTAAGCCTGAAAGTCTGGTGAGTACTATGAGGCGCCTCGAGGAGCTTGAAGAGGTGTTTAACCTCTACTTAACGAGCGGCGATCACGTGTTGATAGCTGAGTGTTGGCTTAAAGATCGTACTGAGCTAATGAACTTCTTGACTAAGCTTAACTCGATTGATGGTGTTACGAGGGTCTGCCCATCCATAGTGATCGAGAAGATAAAGTAG
- a CDS encoding aminopeptidase — MKGLEQDLERAAEMAVKTCLGVKPHEVLLVIADTETKDMGEALFNAGLKVGAEVIFMLMKPRTRHGEEPPKLIAEAWQHADVFIAPTKYSLTHTQARKRATEKGARGATMPGITKELFVRSMKVDYNKVRELATKMKSVLEGKKSIKIVTRKGSDLEFSIEGRPIIIDTGILHDKGSFGNLPAGEVFVAPIEGTAQGTLVIDGAIAGVGIVKHPVKIVVRDGFVVSIEGMDEARKLNDLLASVGKKEAFNVAEFGIGCNMGVEVVGNILVDEKVFGTTHVAFGDNSTIGGKTIAGIHIDGIIYEPTVYVDGAKVIEDGKWLV; from the coding sequence TTGAAGGGGCTTGAGCAAGACTTAGAGAGAGCTGCTGAGATGGCTGTGAAAACTTGCTTGGGAGTAAAGCCTCACGAAGTGCTCTTGGTGATAGCTGACACTGAGACTAAGGATATGGGTGAGGCACTTTTCAATGCTGGTCTTAAAGTTGGTGCCGAGGTAATCTTCATGTTGATGAAGCCCCGCACGAGACATGGTGAGGAGCCTCCTAAGCTTATAGCTGAAGCTTGGCAACATGCTGATGTGTTCATAGCTCCAACAAAGTACAGCTTAACGCATACTCAGGCACGTAAGAGGGCTACAGAGAAGGGGGCTCGTGGAGCTACAATGCCAGGGATAACCAAGGAGTTGTTTGTAAGATCTATGAAGGTGGATTACAATAAAGTTCGTGAGCTAGCTACCAAGATGAAGAGTGTACTTGAGGGGAAGAAGAGCATTAAGATTGTGACACGCAAGGGAAGTGATCTTGAGTTTTCAATAGAGGGTAGGCCCATTATCATCGACACAGGAATTCTACATGACAAAGGCTCCTTTGGAAACCTACCTGCTGGAGAGGTTTTCGTAGCCCCCATCGAGGGGACGGCACAAGGCACTCTAGTAATCGATGGAGCCATAGCTGGAGTGGGCATAGTTAAGCACCCTGTAAAGATTGTGGTGAGGGATGGGTTCGTTGTAAGCATAGAGGGGATGGATGAGGCAAGGAAGCTAAATGATCTCCTTGCTTCAGTTGGTAAGAAGGAGGCTTTCAATGTTGCTGAATTTGGGATAGGATGCAACATGGGTGTTGAGGTTGTGGGCAACATACTCGTAGATGAGAAGGTCTTCGGCACCACGCATGTAGCGTTTGGAGACAATAGCACTATAGGGGGCAAAACCATCGCTGGAATACACATTGATGGTATAATCTACGAGCCAACAGTCTACGTCGATGGAGCTAAAGTTATTGAAGATGGAAAGTGGTTAGTGTAA
- a CDS encoding rhomboid family intramembrane serine protease encodes MIPLPSGCYQVKKPILTWSLIVVNFLVFSYFYFQGYQALNDAIRELGMIPSFILSGEKLHTIITAMFMHGSWAHIVGNMLYLYVFGCPLEGRLGRVKFLALYLIGGVLAAFMHIGILVAFAEPMIVYGPYGGPELLDPLLIPTVGASGAISGLLGMYLNFFPKSRLQVLSIFFLLPIVFSVSASLFIVMWFLYQLLMGLMAIASNYFAGVAFWAHVGGFLAGWLITLPALRLAKRRIKVTYHRGKVWYEIPVE; translated from the coding sequence TTGATTCCACTTCCATCTGGTTGTTACCAGGTTAAGAAGCCCATTTTAACTTGGTCATTAATAGTAGTGAACTTCCTCGTGTTCTCATACTTCTACTTTCAAGGGTATCAAGCCCTCAATGATGCCATTAGGGAGCTCGGAATGATACCATCATTCATTCTAAGTGGTGAGAAGCTTCACACTATAATAACGGCCATGTTTATGCATGGCAGCTGGGCCCACATAGTTGGAAACATGCTGTACCTCTACGTCTTTGGGTGTCCACTAGAGGGGAGGCTCGGCAGGGTGAAGTTCCTAGCTCTATACCTTATAGGTGGGGTATTGGCGGCCTTCATGCACATCGGCATCTTAGTGGCGTTCGCGGAGCCCATGATAGTCTACGGTCCCTATGGTGGACCTGAGCTTTTAGACCCTCTACTAATACCAACTGTAGGTGCGAGTGGAGCGATCTCAGGGCTACTGGGCATGTACTTGAACTTCTTCCCCAAGTCGAGGCTTCAAGTGCTATCAATATTCTTCTTGCTGCCAATAGTGTTTTCAGTTTCAGCATCGCTCTTCATAGTCATGTGGTTCCTCTATCAACTATTGATGGGCTTAATGGCGATAGCGAGCAACTACTTCGCTGGAGTTGCCTTCTGGGCTCACGTAGGTGGCTTTTTGGCTGGATGGTTAATCACGTTGCCAGCGTTAAGATTAGCTAAGAGGAGGATTAAGGTCACGTACCATAGAGGTAAGGTGTGGTACGAAATACCGGTGGAGTGA
- a CDS encoding M20/M25/M40 family metallo-hydrolase, which yields MSYGQRVLDFVSKICREFGTRLSGSEGEVRAGEYIYEVLSKFCDRVDKVWFSSRPRGFLDYIWVVLALYVIGALLYFLNYWIAITVFSIMGLAIFVLQQCLHYEVIDFMFPKVSEFHIIGRIRPTNEAKKRVIISAHYDSPYEFPLLGRLRMRSPLLIMSLTVTILVTSILGVTRYFIDVDVVQKPLIAINSILLLFVAATLRSSRVSCGANDDLAGVGVVIEAGRILSEKRPKKTEVWIAVFAGEEHMRGTKRFVKDYYDELKDAIMFNFETPSGDYFLITTEEKMFFAKHSPKAVEIAKRACEKIKVNFKVGPLLFAGSDSANFSRRGLHATTIFGLAKDGAPHHWHTLKDVPENLNVDSLSKAVEIALTIIEIVDQEA from the coding sequence GTGAGTTATGGTCAGAGGGTTTTAGATTTTGTAAGCAAGATTTGTAGAGAGTTTGGTACAAGACTTTCTGGAAGTGAGGGAGAGGTAAGAGCTGGAGAGTACATTTACGAGGTTTTATCGAAGTTTTGTGATAGGGTTGATAAGGTTTGGTTTTCCTCTCGACCAAGAGGCTTCCTAGACTACATCTGGGTGGTTCTAGCTCTCTATGTCATCGGGGCTCTACTTTACTTTCTTAATTACTGGATAGCAATTACTGTATTTAGCATTATGGGGCTAGCCATCTTTGTGTTGCAACAATGCCTTCACTACGAGGTCATTGACTTCATGTTCCCGAAGGTAAGTGAGTTCCACATAATTGGTAGGATAAGGCCCACCAACGAGGCGAAGAAGAGGGTGATAATATCAGCACACTATGATTCACCATATGAATTCCCATTACTTGGGAGGCTGAGAATGAGGTCGCCTCTTCTAATAATGTCACTAACAGTGACCATTCTCGTAACGTCCATCTTGGGGGTCACAAGGTACTTCATAGACGTTGACGTGGTTCAGAAACCCCTAATAGCCATCAACTCCATACTCTTGTTATTCGTCGCTGCAACGCTTAGGTCAAGCAGAGTTTCATGTGGAGCAAACGATGATTTAGCAGGAGTTGGAGTAGTCATTGAGGCTGGAAGAATTCTAAGTGAAAAGAGGCCGAAGAAAACGGAGGTTTGGATAGCAGTTTTTGCAGGTGAAGAGCACATGAGGGGGACGAAGAGGTTCGTGAAAGACTACTACGATGAGCTCAAGGACGCAATAATGTTCAACTTTGAAACTCCTTCAGGAGACTACTTCTTAATAACAACTGAAGAGAAGATGTTCTTTGCTAAACACTCTCCAAAGGCTGTTGAGATCGCGAAGAGAGCATGCGAGAAGATTAAAGTTAACTTCAAAGTTGGACCACTTTTATTCGCTGGTAGCGATTCAGCTAACTTCTCAAGAAGAGGCTTACACGCTACAACAATCTTCGGGCTAGCTAAGGATGGAGCACCCCACCATTGGCACACATTAAAAGACGTTCCAGAGAACCTTAACGTTGATTCGCTCTCAAAAGCTGTAGAGATTGCATTAACAATCATAGAGATTGTCGATCAAGAGGCTTAA
- a CDS encoding MFS transporter, with protein sequence MMKAYRIIIILGLISLLGDVVYEGSRGILPVYLEFLGASALLVGLIFGVSDVISFGFRPLTGLAIDLTRAYLAFMLIGYGLIVAIPAIGLVNEAWMVMALILIERIGKAIRTPARNTLLSIVGKGVGAGRAFGLHELLDQVGAVIGPLLMAILLRYTGSFNSSFIVLFAPYIALMTILLSTYRSLKATTISPTRSSLDPKRFGLKHLPKGVWLYLIAVLINTACLMHISLMLYRAHSYFEAWLIPILYLIVQAVDAIAAPTFGWLYDRVGSSVLLMPFAVTMIPSILALVGGGWELIVALVLFGLILGVQESVYRAVIAELVPLERRGLIYGLLDLSYGFGFMVSGVVFGLIVTSMNLLAGITFSVATGLLSLIVLSLSLKLKGNSAQSKTQ encoded by the coding sequence ATGATGAAAGCTTACAGGATCATAATCATCCTCGGCTTAATAAGCCTACTTGGAGACGTGGTCTATGAAGGCTCTAGAGGCATTCTACCAGTCTACCTCGAGTTTCTAGGTGCATCAGCCCTCCTCGTAGGTCTAATCTTTGGGGTCAGTGACGTCATCAGCTTTGGGTTTAGACCCTTAACTGGGCTTGCAATCGACTTAACGAGAGCCTACCTGGCCTTCATGTTAATCGGCTACGGCCTGATAGTCGCAATACCTGCCATAGGGCTCGTTAATGAGGCCTGGATGGTCATGGCCCTCATACTCATAGAGAGAATTGGAAAAGCTATTAGGACGCCTGCTAGGAACACGTTACTATCGATAGTTGGGAAGGGCGTAGGTGCTGGGAGGGCATTTGGCCTTCATGAGCTGCTAGATCAAGTTGGAGCAGTAATTGGCCCACTACTAATGGCCATTTTGCTACGATACACTGGAAGCTTCAACTCAAGCTTCATAGTGCTATTTGCCCCCTACATTGCATTGATGACAATCCTGCTCTCAACCTACAGAAGCTTAAAAGCTACCACGATAAGCCCTACTAGAAGTAGCCTGGACCCCAAGAGGTTTGGCTTAAAGCACTTGCCCAAGGGCGTCTGGCTATACTTAATCGCTGTACTCATCAACACAGCCTGCTTAATGCACATCTCACTAATGCTGTATAGAGCTCACAGCTACTTTGAAGCGTGGCTCATACCAATCCTTTACTTAATCGTCCAGGCAGTAGATGCTATCGCGGCCCCCACTTTTGGGTGGCTTTATGATAGGGTTGGTAGCAGCGTTTTGTTAATGCCCTTCGCGGTAACCATGATTCCTTCGATACTGGCATTGGTTGGTGGTGGATGGGAGCTTATAGTGGCGCTCGTACTATTCGGCTTAATATTGGGAGTCCAAGAGTCTGTGTACAGAGCTGTTATAGCTGAACTAGTTCCTCTTGAGCGTAGAGGCTTAATCTATGGGCTGCTCGACTTGAGCTACGGCTTTGGCTTTATGGTTAGTGGCGTGGTCTTCGGCCTCATAGTCACAAGCATGAACTTGCTAGCTGGCATAACCTTCTCAGTAGCTACTGGATTGCTATCCTTAATCGTACTTTCCTTATCACTAAAGCTTAAAGGTAACAGTGCACAATCAAAGACTCAATGA
- a CDS encoding LysE family translocator translates to MISASGALAPGPLTTATAVMGVKRGWKTGFLVAMGHMMVELPLVVLIGLGVVTVMEERITPMALSMAGGLFLMFFGLLTLRDAVKFKWMAREVRRELYENPVLIGIALSALNPFFMIWWFGVGSPLIYKAISLWGLYGLSLMYVSHVWLDFAWLPLIAYLTSLGRLNLKVLRAILFTLALVVLYFGVWFIVNAISP, encoded by the coding sequence GTGATATCAGCATCAGGTGCTCTAGCTCCTGGCCCTCTAACCACAGCCACTGCTGTTATGGGAGTTAAGAGGGGTTGGAAAACTGGCTTCCTCGTGGCCATGGGCCACATGATGGTTGAGCTACCCTTAGTGGTGCTAATAGGTCTTGGAGTGGTAACAGTCATGGAGGAGCGCATTACCCCAATGGCTCTATCCATGGCTGGAGGTCTCTTCCTCATGTTCTTCGGCCTTTTAACCCTAAGGGATGCTGTGAAGTTTAAGTGGATGGCTAGGGAGGTAAGGCGGGAGCTCTATGAGAACCCAGTGCTAATCGGCATAGCCCTCTCCGCATTAAATCCATTCTTCATGATCTGGTGGTTTGGCGTAGGCTCACCTCTAATCTATAAAGCAATTAGCTTGTGGGGTCTTTATGGGCTCTCGTTGATGTACGTTAGCCACGTGTGGTTAGACTTTGCCTGGCTCCCCTTAATAGCCTACTTAACGTCTCTTGGGAGGCTGAACCTTAAAGTCCTTAGGGCCATACTCTTCACTCTAGCACTAGTAGTGCTGTACTTCGGGGTTTGGTTCATTGTGAACGCAATAAGTCCTTAG
- a CDS encoding YkgJ family cysteine cluster protein — MKLIPWRKVEDWVCLACGICCKEFRVPLSMHEATKLAMMFGHGCLEVNWRGYYLKKTLDRRCMFQVNLGGKLTCGIQEIKPLACKLWPFTVLREPRYGARNEALYEFKGQGFYVYLNPYCRGIIYGRPSERFERKVIQEFIELSIGLRVKQELSTSPFISLMRSITPAPRKIIINEGAFYDHKATSIIMSLPQSHQQHYFLRHPFHYNIVRI; from the coding sequence GTGAAGCTCATCCCTTGGCGTAAGGTCGAGGACTGGGTTTGCTTAGCTTGTGGCATCTGCTGCAAAGAGTTTAGGGTACCACTAAGCATGCATGAGGCTACAAAGTTAGCAATGATGTTCGGACATGGTTGCTTAGAGGTTAATTGGAGAGGTTACTACTTAAAGAAGACCCTGGATAGACGCTGCATGTTTCAAGTGAACTTGGGCGGCAAATTGACGTGTGGAATTCAAGAAATCAAGCCATTAGCCTGTAAGCTGTGGCCATTCACAGTACTTAGAGAGCCACGCTATGGAGCTAGAAATGAGGCTCTCTACGAGTTTAAGGGTCAAGGCTTCTACGTGTATCTAAACCCGTACTGTAGAGGCATTATCTATGGGAGGCCATCAGAGAGGTTTGAGAGAAAGGTTATCCAAGAGTTCATTGAGCTGAGTATTGGGTTGAGAGTTAAACAGGAACTATCGACCTCACCCTTCATCAGCCTAATGCGCAGCATCACCCCCGCCCCAAGAAAGATAATTATCAACGAGGGGGCCTTCTATGACCACAAGGCGACATCAATCATAATGAGCCTGCCACAAAGCCATCAGCAGCACTACTTCTTAAGACACCCCTTCCACTATAATATTGTGAGGATTTGA
- a CDS encoding peroxiredoxin: MEMSVGRMPLIGDKVPSFEAKSTKGLIRFPDDYKGKWVVLFSHPADFTPVCTTEFVAFQKRYEEFKKLNCELVGLSIDQVFSHIKWVEWIKEKLGIEIQFPIIADDVGRIANMLGMIHPGKGTNTVRAVFIIDPQGVIRAIMYYPQELGRNMDEILRAVKAMQISDRERVAIPANWPNNELIGDKVIIPPPTSEQEAKERPKKYECFDWWFCYKSLT; encoded by the coding sequence ATGGAGATGAGTGTTGGTAGGATGCCCTTAATAGGAGATAAGGTTCCGAGCTTCGAAGCTAAATCGACCAAGGGCTTGATAAGGTTCCCAGACGACTATAAGGGCAAGTGGGTCGTGTTATTCTCTCACCCAGCTGACTTCACACCTGTATGTACAACTGAGTTTGTAGCCTTTCAGAAGAGGTACGAGGAGTTTAAGAAGTTGAACTGTGAGCTTGTAGGTTTAAGTATAGATCAGGTGTTTAGCCACATTAAGTGGGTTGAGTGGATTAAGGAGAAGCTGGGCATTGAAATTCAATTCCCAATAATAGCTGACGATGTTGGTAGAATCGCCAACATGTTGGGCATGATACATCCAGGTAAGGGCACGAACACTGTTAGAGCAGTCTTCATAATAGATCCTCAAGGAGTCATTAGGGCGATAATGTACTATCCACAAGAGCTCGGCAGGAACATGGATGAAATCCTTAGAGCAGTAAAGGCGATGCAAATATCTGATAGGGAGAGGGTAGCCATTCCAGCTAACTGGCCAAACAATGAGCTAATAGGAGATAAAGTGATAATTCCACCACCAACAAGTGAGCAGGAGGCTAAGGAGAGACCTAAGAAGTACGAGTGTTTTGACTGGTGGTTCTGCTACAAGAGTCTCACGTAG
- a CDS encoding cytosine permease, giving the protein MSNKSESVKDVYGDYATTTIPAQELRSTLNMFMVYMGVLAVVAAIFAGSGLAVMYDVPTLLSVAIIGNLILGFLGALTAYIGGASRANTYMLLRYPLGRIGSMIGALIVSGISCGLLWFAVETWLFGLTTSVIFPGQEWASITVASIWGGLLMMTTAYIGYKGIGVLSYLTVPFWYVLCVLGFFAALDYTGITTQAMWGLKPARVLADWGPGITYVVGLYAAGCIITSDVSRYGVKRWSGSVAWFLHVTIFMTILLFIGAVMTLATGTPNVIVAIAQIGLGVGALLLAILGQWTTNDNNLWSGSLAFVNVVPYFKRKTWVLILGIIGTLIAGVWAGLFGMSLDPFITFGVLLGITIPPIGGVLVADFYIFRRYILGIKEVEKRYAFGPGTKYSLINVPGIVAVIVGSIVGYVTTYIYPAGIPVLNSLILSIVLYLALIIPLYKLGKRYEVGVWIERETGF; this is encoded by the coding sequence ATGAGCAATAAAAGTGAGTCTGTTAAGGATGTATATGGAGACTACGCCACTACAACGATACCTGCTCAGGAGTTGAGGTCTACTCTAAACATGTTCATGGTGTACATGGGGGTCTTAGCAGTAGTAGCAGCCATATTCGCGGGTTCAGGATTAGCAGTGATGTACGACGTGCCCACCTTGCTATCAGTAGCGATTATAGGCAATTTGATACTAGGTTTCCTAGGCGCTTTAACGGCATACATAGGTGGTGCATCTAGAGCGAATACCTACATGCTGCTTAGGTATCCATTAGGAAGAATAGGATCTATGATAGGTGCGTTAATAGTTTCAGGTATTTCATGTGGTTTACTCTGGTTTGCTGTTGAGACCTGGCTTTTCGGGCTTACTACAAGCGTCATATTTCCAGGTCAAGAATGGGCTAGCATAACTGTTGCATCTATATGGGGAGGGCTGTTAATGATGACGACAGCTTACATTGGCTACAAGGGAATTGGAGTTCTAAGCTACTTAACGGTTCCATTCTGGTATGTGCTATGCGTTTTAGGCTTCTTCGCAGCCCTAGACTACACCGGCATAACTACTCAAGCCATGTGGGGACTAAAACCAGCACGAGTACTAGCAGATTGGGGACCAGGGATAACATACGTCGTGGGGCTCTATGCGGCAGGCTGCATTATTACCTCTGACGTGTCACGATACGGAGTTAAGAGATGGTCTGGAAGCGTGGCTTGGTTCCTTCACGTAACCATATTCATGACAATACTACTATTTATTGGAGCAGTCATGACGTTGGCCACGGGCACCCCCAACGTAATAGTCGCGATCGCCCAGATAGGGCTGGGTGTAGGAGCACTTCTACTTGCAATTCTCGGTCAGTGGACGACCAACGACAATAACTTGTGGTCAGGTTCTTTGGCCTTCGTTAATGTGGTGCCATACTTTAAGAGGAAGACTTGGGTATTGATATTGGGCATCATAGGCACCCTCATTGCCGGTGTATGGGCTGGCTTATTTGGCATGAGCCTAGATCCGTTCATAACCTTCGGTGTGCTCTTAGGGATAACAATACCACCAATAGGAGGTGTGCTTGTAGCTGACTTCTACATCTTTAGGAGGTACATCCTAGGCATTAAAGAGGTCGAAAAGAGGTATGCGTTCGGTCCTGGCACAAAGTACTCGTTAATTAATGTGCCGGGTATCGTGGCCGTAATTGTAGGCAGCATTGTGGGATACGTGACTACCTACATTTATCCTGCCGGCATACCTGTACTCAATTCATTGATACTCTCAATAGTGCTGTACTTAGCTCTAATAATTCCACTGTATAAGCTGGGTAAAAGGTACGAAGTAGGCGTATGGATCGAGAGGGAGACAGGTTTCTAG
- a CDS encoding nitroreductase family protein, producing the protein MELFEAIYDRRSIRSFLSAEVEDEKILKVLDAARWAPSGGNIQPWRFIVIKDKQLIKLVKAFSPGMFSEPPVLIVVCSDRKEAYERGGVLGRDYLCVVDCAMACQNMLLAAHALGLGACVIKSFNELALREILELPPSLIPELIVALGYPAERPTPPPRKGLGDIVFLNKYGQRWG; encoded by the coding sequence TTGGAGCTTTTTGAGGCTATTTATGATCGTAGATCTATAAGGAGCTTCTTAAGTGCTGAGGTAGAGGATGAGAAGATATTGAAGGTGCTTGATGCTGCTCGTTGGGCTCCAAGTGGAGGAAATATTCAGCCATGGAGGTTCATAGTCATCAAGGATAAGCAGCTCATCAAGCTAGTGAAGGCATTCTCACCTGGAATGTTTAGTGAGCCTCCAGTCTTAATTGTGGTGTGCTCCGACCGTAAGGAGGCATATGAGAGGGGAGGAGTTTTAGGTAGGGATTACTTATGCGTAGTGGACTGTGCCATGGCATGCCAAAACATGCTACTGGCAGCTCATGCCCTAGGTCTTGGTGCTTGCGTGATTAAATCGTTCAATGAGCTTGCGTTGAGGGAGATCTTAGAGCTCCCACCATCGCTCATCCCCGAGTTAATAGTAGCCTTGGGATATCCAGCTGAGAGGCCTACACCGCCACCACGAAAAGGACTTGGTGATATTGTGTTCCTTAACAAGTATGGACAGAGGTGGGGCTAG